The Rathayibacter sp. VKM Ac-2759 genome includes a region encoding these proteins:
- a CDS encoding recombinase family protein, whose protein sequence is MAAIGYARVSTRDQNPDAQTDALTAAGCEKVFVEHASGVLAKRPALEDALDYLREGDSLVVTKLDRLGRSVRNLKEVADGLQQRGVGLKALSQGIDTTTPGGRLFFHMLAAIAEFEHDLIVERTHDGLAAARARGRKGGGRFKMTPTKAKQARAMYEEKTYTVQQIAETFGVSRGTIYRHLTEDH, encoded by the coding sequence ATGGCTGCGATCGGATACGCGCGCGTCTCGACCAGAGACCAGAACCCTGACGCTCAGACCGACGCGCTCACGGCCGCCGGCTGCGAGAAGGTCTTCGTGGAGCACGCCTCCGGAGTGCTCGCGAAGCGTCCCGCGCTCGAGGACGCTCTCGACTACCTCCGCGAGGGCGACTCCCTCGTCGTGACCAAGCTCGACCGCCTCGGACGGTCCGTGCGGAACCTGAAAGAGGTGGCCGACGGCCTCCAACAGCGCGGCGTCGGACTGAAGGCTCTCTCCCAGGGCATCGACACCACCACTCCGGGCGGGCGGCTGTTCTTTCACATGCTCGCCGCGATCGCCGAGTTCGAGCACGACCTCATCGTGGAGCGCACCCACGACGGCCTCGCCGCCGCTCGAGCCCGCGGTCGCAAGGGCGGCGGACGCTTCAAGATGACGCCCACGAAGGCGAAGCAGGCGCGCGCGATGTACGAAGAGAAGACGTACACGGTCCAGCAGATCGCCGAGACCTTCGGCGTCTCCCGCGGCACCATCTACCGCCACCTCACCGAAGACCACTGA
- the nrdH gene encoding glutaredoxin-like protein NrdH, translating to MALTVYSKPSCVQCTMTYRVLEKKGIEYTVVDITTNPAALAYITEELGYSAAPVVVAGDQDHWSGFRPDLIEKHAA from the coding sequence ATGGCGCTGACCGTCTACTCGAAGCCGTCGTGCGTGCAGTGCACGATGACCTACCGGGTGCTCGAGAAGAAGGGCATCGAGTACACCGTCGTGGACATCACGACAAACCCCGCAGCGCTCGCGTACATCACGGAGGAGCTGGGCTACTCCGCCGCTCCCGTGGTCGTCGCGGGCGACCAGGACCACTGGTCGGGCTTCCGCCCGGACCTCATCGAGAAGCATGCGGCATGA
- a CDS encoding uracil-DNA glycosylase family protein: MDVRSLNALAETWRSTADATGRFVPGFDPCSGGTASRVLVLMQSPGPRTIAAGSAAVCSEDNLGPTAAAFRAARIESGLSRDHYLRWNLIPWEIPGRVRPADIEEGRLALGELLELLPALGAVVTYGTVALDGVMRYLTLHDDPRVVPVLAAPHPSPANGRHRADQHLRSVNALRLANRLGSGRRIAD; the protein is encoded by the coding sequence GTGGATGTCCGAAGCCTGAACGCCCTCGCCGAGACCTGGCGGAGTACCGCGGACGCGACCGGACGCTTCGTTCCGGGCTTCGATCCCTGCTCCGGCGGCACCGCCAGTCGCGTCCTGGTGCTGATGCAGTCACCCGGCCCTCGGACGATCGCCGCGGGATCCGCTGCCGTCTGCAGCGAGGACAACCTCGGGCCCACCGCCGCCGCGTTCCGGGCGGCCCGAATCGAGTCCGGACTCTCCCGCGACCACTACCTCCGATGGAACCTCATCCCGTGGGAGATCCCTGGCCGCGTCCGCCCCGCGGACATCGAGGAGGGTCGGCTCGCGCTCGGTGAGCTGCTGGAGCTGCTGCCCGCGCTCGGCGCCGTCGTCACCTACGGGACCGTGGCGCTCGACGGGGTCATGCGCTATCTGACCCTGCACGATGATCCCCGTGTCGTCCCCGTACTCGCGGCACCGCACCCCTCACCGGCCAACGGACGTCACCGCGCCGACCAGCACCTCCGCTCCGTGAACGCGCTCCGCCTCGCGAATCGTCTCGGATCCGGTCGGCGAATCGCAGACTGA
- a CDS encoding LysR family transcriptional regulator yields MATRRLTDRILDLDTLEVLERIAEAGSLSRAAEDLGVTQQAVSARLRVAERAIGQPLVRRSPTGSLMTDAGRLVLELAGPVLEASRRLEAGAAALRQPTGSLVLAASQTIAELLLPRWLLEFRQRTPEVSVQLIAGNSATVTELVRSGAAQLGFVETPASTATLSSDVVTEDELAVVVAPDHPWARAASISAEDLAGTALLTREEGSGTRTTLEAWLHDAGLALTTPAAILETTAIIRANARAGIAPAVMSILTVETDLAARSLIRVPLRGPALVRPLRAIWSDRIGSSAAAFLEIAHEMR; encoded by the coding sequence GTGGCGACGCGGCGATTGACGGACCGGATCCTGGATCTCGACACGCTGGAGGTGCTCGAGCGCATCGCCGAGGCGGGCTCGCTCTCCCGCGCTGCCGAAGACCTCGGCGTCACCCAGCAGGCCGTCTCGGCGCGTCTGCGGGTCGCGGAGCGCGCCATCGGGCAGCCGCTCGTGCGCCGCTCTCCGACCGGGTCCCTGATGACCGACGCGGGCCGGCTCGTGCTCGAGCTGGCCGGCCCGGTCCTCGAGGCGTCCCGCCGCCTCGAGGCGGGCGCGGCAGCACTGCGACAGCCGACCGGCTCACTGGTTCTCGCGGCGTCGCAGACCATCGCCGAACTGCTGCTCCCACGCTGGCTCCTCGAATTCCGACAGCGCACACCCGAGGTGAGTGTGCAGCTGATCGCCGGCAATTCAGCCACGGTCACAGAGCTCGTGAGATCCGGTGCCGCGCAACTCGGATTCGTCGAGACACCAGCGTCCACGGCCACGCTCTCCTCTGACGTGGTCACGGAGGACGAACTCGCTGTCGTCGTGGCACCCGACCACCCCTGGGCACGCGCGGCGAGTATCAGCGCCGAGGACTTGGCCGGCACCGCACTGCTGACACGAGAGGAAGGCTCCGGCACCCGGACGACCCTCGAAGCATGGCTCCACGACGCCGGGCTCGCACTCACGACTCCCGCCGCGATCCTTGAAACGACGGCGATCATCCGAGCGAACGCCCGCGCCGGCATCGCGCCCGCAGTCATGAGCATCCTCACCGTCGAAACAGATCTCGCCGCGCGCTCACTGATACGAGTGCCCCTCCGCGGACCAGCACTCGTGCGACCCCTCCGCGCCATCTGGTCCGATCGCATCGGGTCGTCCGCGGCGGCGTTCCTGGAGATCGCGCACGAGATGCGCTGA
- a CDS encoding DUF3560 domain-containing protein, producing the protein MLTITHTPEAGTLIEGTSRGDGTAEILKASGWRWGRSIGAWYIPQSRDRLPKWWTINRAATALRDAGHEVTIEAEETFRPTAEAEADKIERQAARVDALDAKADRRAADADTADAAARRALDRLPEGGEPIKIGHHSENRHRNAIAKADAAMGRSVEADREATRARARADVAAKTTDHRYAPGMVARRIERIATDIRGYSRKIEGSSHNFGGGYIETTAPATGAYRERLITQRAQLEDEHAYWTAVREAQAAAGEVTIHSRDTIAKGDMIKHRFGWHVVTRVNPKSVTVALDWNDGTRPYKVNYADVQGHHTAAEVETARAAAAEKAAAETAAAS; encoded by the coding sequence ATGCTCACCATCACCCACACCCCCGAAGCCGGAACCCTCATCGAGGGCACCAGCCGGGGCGACGGCACCGCCGAGATCCTCAAGGCGTCCGGCTGGCGCTGGGGCCGCTCCATCGGCGCCTGGTACATCCCGCAGTCCCGCGACCGCCTCCCGAAGTGGTGGACCATCAACCGCGCCGCGACCGCCCTGCGCGACGCCGGACACGAGGTCACCATCGAGGCCGAAGAGACATTCCGCCCGACCGCCGAGGCCGAGGCAGACAAGATCGAGCGCCAGGCCGCCCGCGTCGACGCGCTCGACGCGAAGGCCGACCGGCGAGCCGCGGACGCCGACACCGCCGACGCGGCCGCGCGCCGCGCACTCGACCGGCTGCCCGAGGGCGGCGAGCCGATCAAGATCGGCCACCACTCCGAGAACCGGCACCGTAACGCGATCGCCAAGGCGGATGCCGCGATGGGCCGCAGCGTCGAGGCCGACCGCGAAGCCACCCGCGCCCGCGCCCGCGCCGACGTCGCCGCCAAGACCACCGATCACCGGTACGCGCCCGGGATGGTCGCCCGCCGCATCGAGCGGATCGCGACCGACATTCGCGGGTACAGCCGGAAGATCGAGGGCAGCTCGCACAACTTCGGCGGCGGCTACATCGAGACGACCGCGCCCGCGACCGGCGCCTACCGGGAGCGGCTGATCACCCAGCGCGCGCAGCTCGAGGACGAGCACGCCTACTGGACCGCCGTCCGCGAGGCGCAGGCCGCCGCCGGGGAAGTCACGATCCACAGCCGCGACACGATCGCCAAGGGCGACATGATCAAGCACCGTTTCGGCTGGCACGTCGTGACCCGCGTGAACCCCAAGAGCGTGACCGTCGCGCTCGACTGGAACGACGGAACCCGCCCCTACAAGGTCAACTACGCCGACGTGCAGGGACACCACACCGCCGCCGAGGTCGAGACAGCCCGCGCCGCGGCCGCCGAGAAGGCAGCCGCCGAGACGGCCGCCGCGAGCTGA
- a CDS encoding ParB/RepB/Spo0J family partition protein — protein MTITTGTGTVQHIDPTTLVIEANVRTSAPVTRDFVASIRENGVITPILARRDEHGNVIVRAGQRRTLAAREAGVATVPVYVVEGDDTTADRIIQQIIENDQRAELSTADRTAAWAQLAFEGITASQIAKRTGTKTDAVKKGLAVAESATVTSVLHEHELTLDQAAVLLEFEDDADARAHLIEVATNDPTQFEHTAQSLREDAAEKARLAAVEQEQIANGFQVLTRSDAYGEGSPWVALRKLRTADGEQVTAEHIAAIPVRGALIDTRWNGDIDVTHFVQEPTEAGFTYAYRGDVPAAALTPEEAEEERVEKSAERKVLIANNKAWTAAETVRRQWIATFLSRKTLPKDADRVIALGLTAHRFAVSSGMSNGSDLAHTLLGIDRPSGYRTDALAALVEANPAKARLVALAVVLGGQEANTSKESWRRGDERAAAHFRQLAAWGYALSPVEQVVTGESTPANAAGIS, from the coding sequence GTGACTATCACCACCGGAACCGGGACCGTTCAGCACATCGACCCGACCACCCTCGTCATCGAGGCGAACGTGCGCACCAGCGCCCCCGTGACACGCGATTTCGTCGCGTCGATCCGCGAGAACGGCGTCATCACCCCGATCCTTGCCCGCCGCGACGAGCACGGAAACGTCATCGTCCGCGCAGGCCAGCGCCGCACCCTCGCCGCACGCGAGGCCGGAGTCGCCACGGTCCCCGTCTACGTCGTGGAGGGCGACGACACCACCGCGGACCGGATCATTCAGCAGATCATCGAGAACGACCAGCGCGCCGAACTCAGCACCGCGGATCGCACCGCCGCCTGGGCGCAGCTCGCGTTCGAGGGCATCACCGCCTCGCAGATCGCCAAGCGCACCGGAACCAAGACCGACGCGGTGAAGAAGGGCCTCGCCGTCGCGGAGTCCGCGACCGTCACGTCCGTTCTCCACGAGCACGAGCTGACTCTCGACCAGGCCGCGGTGCTGTTGGAGTTCGAGGACGACGCCGACGCCCGCGCCCACCTGATCGAGGTCGCGACCAACGACCCGACCCAGTTCGAGCACACCGCGCAGAGCCTCCGCGAGGACGCCGCGGAGAAGGCACGCCTCGCCGCCGTCGAGCAGGAGCAGATCGCGAACGGCTTCCAGGTGCTCACCCGCTCCGACGCCTACGGCGAGGGCAGCCCGTGGGTCGCCCTCCGCAAGCTCCGCACCGCCGACGGGGAGCAGGTCACCGCCGAGCACATCGCCGCGATCCCGGTTCGCGGGGCTCTCATCGACACCCGCTGGAACGGCGACATCGACGTGACCCACTTCGTGCAGGAGCCCACGGAGGCCGGATTCACCTACGCCTACCGCGGCGACGTGCCCGCCGCGGCGCTCACCCCCGAGGAGGCGGAGGAGGAGCGCGTCGAGAAGTCCGCCGAGCGGAAGGTGCTCATCGCCAACAACAAGGCGTGGACTGCCGCCGAGACGGTCCGCCGCCAGTGGATCGCCACGTTCCTCAGCCGCAAGACGCTTCCGAAGGATGCGGATCGGGTGATCGCTCTCGGGCTCACCGCGCACCGGTTTGCGGTGTCGTCGGGGATGAGCAACGGCAGCGACCTCGCCCACACGCTGCTCGGCATCGACCGCCCCTCCGGCTACCGCACCGACGCTCTCGCCGCGCTGGTCGAGGCGAACCCGGCGAAGGCCCGGCTGGTCGCGCTGGCCGTCGTGCTCGGAGGTCAGGAGGCGAACACGAGCAAGGAGTCGTGGCGACGCGGCGACGAGCGCGCCGCCGCCCACTTCCGCCAGCTCGCTGCGTGGGGGTACGCGCTCTCCCCGGTCGAGCAGGTCGTCACGGGCGAGAGCACCCCGGCTAACGCCGCCGGGATCAGCTAG
- a CDS encoding single-stranded DNA-binding protein has translation MTRPDASNDEYRAGYLAGQADRQGEIDALDFLADRLYRAAYGDERRLPAYASTRAELEQRRALSEPPVEVTRRDALASWGIEPAPTDTPAADAAKEIPSTSTGRTNRTSRRRQMSTRTITGNLAADPEAVQAGRVQIVKLRVIENTGEFRGGEWTAHEAPTTHFVEAKFELGEHVLASLHKGDAVIVVGYERTVAWGEGENRRTGRVLEADAIGPNLARAAAIIQTAPRMPRRLATYEAE, from the coding sequence ATGACCAGGCCGGACGCCTCGAATGACGAGTACCGGGCCGGGTATCTCGCTGGGCAGGCCGATCGGCAGGGAGAAATCGACGCGCTCGACTTCCTGGCCGATCGGCTCTACCGCGCCGCTTACGGCGACGAGCGACGCCTTCCGGCCTACGCCTCGACGCGCGCCGAGCTCGAACAGCGCCGAGCGCTGTCCGAGCCGCCGGTCGAGGTCACCCGACGCGACGCTCTGGCGTCCTGGGGCATCGAGCCGGCCCCGACAGACACCCCCGCGGCCGACGCCGCGAAAGAGATCCCGTCGACGTCGACGGGACGAACGAACCGCACGAGCAGGAGACGACAGATGAGCACCAGGACCATCACCGGCAATCTCGCCGCCGACCCCGAGGCCGTACAGGCCGGCCGCGTGCAGATCGTGAAGCTGCGCGTCATCGAGAACACCGGAGAGTTCCGCGGGGGAGAGTGGACCGCTCACGAGGCGCCGACGACGCACTTCGTGGAAGCGAAGTTCGAGCTGGGCGAGCACGTGCTCGCCTCCCTCCACAAGGGCGACGCTGTGATCGTCGTCGGCTACGAGCGCACCGTCGCCTGGGGCGAAGGCGAGAACCGCCGCACCGGCCGCGTCCTCGAAGCCGACGCCATCGGACCCAATCTCGCCCGTGCAGCCGCGATCATTCAGACCGCTCCGAGGATGCCCCGCCGTCTCGCAACTTACGAAGCGGAGTAG
- a CDS encoding OsmC family protein, translating into MSTETTPLHITREGPRSFIGRNARGAEVRIGGSDADGVFSPGELLHLALAACGMLSSDHLLASRLGADFEATTDITATKPEGEDRYDSITAVIRADLSALDPERIASLSERTHRAVDRQCTVGHTLEHGAAYTVDVVDDPAAPVSGPRTGTV; encoded by the coding sequence ATGAGCACCGAGACCACACCGCTGCACATCACCCGCGAGGGCCCGAGAAGCTTCATCGGCCGCAACGCGCGAGGAGCCGAGGTCCGCATCGGCGGGTCGGACGCCGACGGCGTGTTCTCGCCCGGCGAGCTGCTGCACCTCGCCCTCGCCGCCTGCGGCATGCTCTCCTCGGACCACCTCCTCGCCAGCCGACTCGGAGCCGACTTCGAAGCGACCACCGACATCACCGCGACCAAGCCCGAGGGTGAGGACCGCTACGACTCCATCACCGCCGTGATCCGCGCCGACCTGTCGGCGCTCGATCCCGAGCGGATCGCCTCACTGTCCGAACGCACCCACCGGGCCGTGGATCGCCAGTGCACCGTCGGCCACACGCTCGAGCACGGCGCGGCGTACACCGTCGACGTCGTGGACGACCCGGCCGCTCCCGTCAGCGGTCCGAGGACGGGGACCGTCTGA
- a CDS encoding TDT family transporter, producing the protein MSNLTPNWFASIMGTGIVAVAAASLPLQFPGLRTGATVVWAIAALLLVALTVATGLHWVRYRGTAVRHHLNPVLSHFYGAPPMAFLTVGAGTLLLGKDWIGLPAAVTIDWVLWGAGTLGGLVTAVLVPYLAFTRHENKPDSAFGGWLMPIVPPMVSASTGALLLPYAPAGQARETLLWSCYGFFGLSLVASLVVITLIWNRLAQHKVGAAGMVPTLWIVLGPVGQSITAVNLLASNAPTVVDAGMARALLVVALVYGFAMLGFALLWTVIALAITLRTAKEHLPFSLTWWSFTFPVGTCVTGLNGLALHSGLTVVAGLAVLYYVGLVAAWIIVAARTFHGSVIRGTLLAPPRPA; encoded by the coding sequence GTGTCGAACCTGACGCCGAACTGGTTCGCGTCGATCATGGGCACCGGCATCGTCGCGGTCGCCGCCGCGTCCCTGCCACTCCAGTTCCCCGGACTCCGCACCGGGGCCACCGTCGTCTGGGCGATCGCCGCGCTGCTGCTCGTCGCGCTGACGGTCGCGACCGGGCTGCACTGGGTCCGCTACCGCGGTACAGCGGTGAGGCACCACCTGAATCCCGTGCTCTCGCACTTCTACGGCGCGCCGCCCATGGCGTTCCTCACTGTCGGCGCGGGAACCCTCCTCCTCGGCAAGGACTGGATCGGCCTGCCGGCCGCTGTCACCATCGACTGGGTGCTCTGGGGTGCGGGGACTCTCGGCGGGCTGGTGACGGCGGTCCTGGTGCCCTACCTCGCGTTCACCCGGCATGAGAACAAGCCCGATTCGGCGTTCGGCGGCTGGCTGATGCCGATCGTTCCGCCGATGGTGTCCGCTTCCACCGGCGCACTGCTGCTGCCGTACGCGCCCGCCGGGCAAGCGCGGGAGACGCTCCTGTGGTCCTGCTACGGCTTCTTCGGCCTCAGCCTGGTCGCGTCGCTGGTGGTGATCACCCTGATCTGGAACCGGCTCGCGCAGCACAAGGTCGGAGCGGCGGGGATGGTGCCGACGCTGTGGATCGTCCTCGGTCCGGTCGGACAGTCGATCACCGCCGTGAATCTGCTCGCCTCGAACGCGCCCACCGTCGTGGACGCCGGCATGGCGCGTGCGCTGCTGGTCGTGGCTCTGGTGTACGGCTTCGCGATGCTCGGCTTCGCACTGCTCTGGACCGTCATCGCCCTCGCGATCACCCTCCGCACCGCGAAGGAGCACCTGCCGTTCAGCCTGACGTGGTGGTCGTTCACGTTCCCCGTCGGCACCTGCGTCACCGGACTGAACGGCCTCGCCCTGCACTCCGGTCTCACGGTTGTCGCCGGCCTCGCGGTGCTCTACTACGTCGGCCTGGTCGCCGCGTGGATCATCGTCGCCGCCCGCACGTTCCACGGTTCCGTGATCCGCGGAACCCTGCTCGCACCACCGCGGCCGGCCTGA